From the genome of Deinococcus sp. AJ005, one region includes:
- a CDS encoding N-formylglutamate amidohydrolase — MPDRSQPLRDQLLIVTPHPSGQLPAHILRQMLGDDLFDTPKREAFLRRIFLDGDAYTDLLYSLPGARHVQAPWSRFAVDLNRDRDDRVDNGVIKATDFDRQPLYPPHTQISEAEREERLRRIWDTFDNAVGAELPGARLMIVGHSMASHGPKLGEDTGTPRPAICLMPGTDDAPTFPRQQWDALKSAAENAFADVITASPFTRVTLGEPWSVDTLSHNHSQRSGVPAFGIEFNAGLHLKNGQPVDAAMRQMNAAFAVFADAALELVG; from the coding sequence ATGCCAGACCGCTCCCAGCCCCTGCGCGATCAATTGCTGATCGTTACGCCCCACCCGTCCGGGCAGCTTCCGGCACACATTCTGCGGCAGATGCTGGGCGACGATCTATTCGACACGCCCAAGCGCGAGGCTTTCCTACGGCGCATCTTTCTGGACGGCGACGCCTACACGGACCTGCTGTACTCGCTGCCCGGCGCACGGCACGTTCAGGCCCCCTGGAGCCGCTTTGCCGTGGACCTCAACCGCGACCGGGATGACCGGGTGGACAACGGCGTCATCAAGGCCACCGACTTTGACCGTCAACCACTGTATCCACCCCACACGCAGATTTCGGAGGCTGAGCGCGAGGAACGGCTGCGGCGCATCTGGGACACCTTCGACAATGCCGTGGGTGCGGAGTTGCCCGGCGCGCGCCTGATGATCGTGGGCCACAGCATGGCCTCGCATGGTCCCAAACTGGGAGAGGACACGGGCACGCCCCGCCCCGCCATCTGCCTGATGCCCGGCACAGATGACGCGCCCACCTTTCCCCGCCAGCAATGGGACGCCCTGAAAAGCGCCGCCGAGAACGCCTTCGCGGATGTGATCACCGCCAGTCCCTTCACGCGGGTCACGCTGGGCGAGCCGTGGAGCGTGGATACGCTGAGCCACAACCACAGCCAGCGCAGCGGCGTGCCCGCCTTCGGCATCGAGTTCAACGCGGGCCTGCACCTCAAAAACGGACAGCCGGTGGACGCGGCCATGCGCCAGATGAACGCGGCGTTCGCGGTCTTTGCGGATGCGGCGCTGGAACTGGTGGGCTGA
- a CDS encoding BMP family protein, producing MKTTVKNCLTLALAVSVSLAGAQTVRVGLAYDAGGKFDKSFNQSAYEGSQRAVKQLGVQVKDFEPSDPSQTIQGIRSFANEGFDLTIGVGFANNASISQVAKENPDLYFGLVDDVSPEKNVTSLTFSEQEGSYLVGYLAAMNSSTGVVGFVGGMDVPLIHKFEAGYTAGVMAANPKARVIAQYVGTTPDAWNNPGKAKEIAGSMRAKGADIIFAAAGASGNGVIDYVKQTQCVKAANLPSGVKFATDNFKAVKKSAAYTKACAGNTRPMFFIGVDSNQNYLGDFDKNPATMNHGLTSMTKRVDNAVFALIKAVKDDKFKGGQQIFGLKDGGVGYAVDQYNKALISSTQVAKVEGIKAQIISGKIKVPSK from the coding sequence ATGAAGACCACTGTTAAAAACTGTCTGACCCTGGCCCTGGCCGTTTCCGTTTCTCTCGCAGGCGCGCAGACCGTGCGCGTGGGCCTGGCCTACGACGCGGGCGGCAAGTTCGACAAGAGCTTCAACCAGAGCGCCTATGAAGGCAGCCAGCGCGCCGTTAAGCAACTGGGCGTGCAGGTCAAGGACTTTGAACCCAGCGATCCCAGCCAGACCATCCAGGGCATCCGCTCGTTTGCCAACGAGGGCTTTGACCTGACCATCGGCGTGGGCTTTGCCAACAACGCCAGCATCAGCCAGGTCGCCAAGGAAAACCCGGACCTGTACTTCGGTCTGGTCGATGACGTCTCCCCTGAGAAGAACGTCACCAGCCTGACCTTTTCCGAGCAGGAAGGCAGCTATCTGGTGGGCTACCTGGCCGCCATGAACAGCTCGACGGGCGTGGTGGGCTTCGTGGGCGGCATGGACGTGCCCCTGATCCACAAGTTCGAGGCCGGGTACACGGCAGGCGTCATGGCCGCCAATCCCAAGGCGCGCGTGATCGCACAGTACGTCGGCACCACCCCCGACGCCTGGAACAACCCCGGCAAGGCCAAGGAAATCGCGGGCAGCATGCGGGCCAAGGGCGCGGACATCATCTTCGCCGCAGCGGGCGCGTCGGGCAACGGCGTGATCGACTACGTCAAGCAGACCCAGTGTGTCAAGGCCGCCAACCTGCCCAGCGGCGTGAAGTTCGCCACCGACAACTTCAAGGCCGTCAAGAAGAGCGCGGCCTACACCAAGGCCTGCGCGGGCAACACCCGTCCGATGTTCTTTATCGGCGTGGACAGCAACCAGAACTACCTGGGCGACTTCGACAAGAACCCCGCCACCATGAACCACGGCCTGACCAGCATGACCAAGCGTGTGGACAACGCCGTGTTCGCCCTGATCAAGGCCGTCAAGGACGACAAGTTCAAGGGTGGTCAGCAGATCTTCGGCCTCAAGGACGGCGGCGTGGGTTACGCCGTGGACCAGTACAACAAAGCCCTGATCAGCAGCACCCAGGTCGCCAAGGTGGAGGGCATCAAGGCCCAGATCATCAGCGGCAAGATCAAGGTGCCCAGCAAGTAA